One genomic segment of Ignavibacteriota bacterium includes these proteins:
- a CDS encoding acetyl-CoA carboxylase carboxyltransferase subunit beta, with protein MAWFKRSKQNISPESKKLDVPDGQWIKCEKCGEIIYARQLEMNAWVCFKCDHHFRINSDEYISILFDNGSFKELDKKMKSADPLKFEDTKSYKDRITETIKKTGLNDAVKTGLGTINGKKVSFACMDFKFIGGSMGSVVGEKIARAIDKAYENKIPMIIISQSGGARMMEGALSLMQMAKTSSRLARLADAGLPYISILADPTTGGTTASYAMLGDVIIAEPKALIGFAGPRVIKQTIGKDLPKGFQRSEFLLENGFVDSIVHRKDLKEKISQLIGYMN; from the coding sequence ATGGCATGGTTTAAAAGATCCAAACAAAATATTTCTCCCGAAAGTAAAAAGTTAGATGTACCGGACGGGCAATGGATAAAATGTGAAAAGTGCGGAGAAATTATTTACGCGCGCCAATTAGAAATGAATGCGTGGGTTTGCTTTAAATGCGATCATCATTTTAGAATTAATAGTGATGAATATATTTCTATTTTGTTTGATAATGGCTCTTTTAAAGAACTTGATAAAAAAATGAAATCCGCCGATCCTCTTAAATTTGAAGATACAAAATCATACAAAGATAGAATTACGGAAACAATAAAAAAAACCGGATTGAACGATGCCGTAAAAACGGGTTTGGGAACAATTAACGGAAAGAAAGTAAGTTTTGCATGTATGGATTTTAAATTTATTGGCGGAAGTATGGGCTCTGTAGTTGGAGAAAAAATTGCACGCGCAATTGATAAAGCTTACGAAAATAAAATTCCGATGATAATAATTTCTCAAAGCGGCGGTGCAAGAATGATGGAAGGCGCTTTATCGTTAATGCAAATGGCAAAAACCAGCAGCAGATTGGCGCGTTTAGCAGATGCCGGATTACCATACATTTCAATTTTAGCTGATCCAACAACCGGCGGAACAACTGCAAGTTATGCAATGCTCGGCGATGTAATTATTGCAGAACCAAAAGCTTTAATTGGATTTGCCGGACCGCGTGTAATTAAACAAACAATCGGAAAAGATTTGCCAAAAGGTTTTCAACGATCCGAATTTTTACTTGAAAACGGATTTGTGGATTCTATAGTTCATCGTAAAGATTTGAAGGAAAAAATCTCTCAGTTAATTGGGTATATGAATTAG
- a CDS encoding cysteine desulfurase gives MHVYFDNAATTKLHPKVLEKMLPYLTENYGNASAIHSFGRKARVAIEESREVIANFINADPSEIYFTSGGTEANNFIINGIAKTEFLESGRNKIITSKGEHHSILNTFKKLGKENYNPTFINIDEKFLPNLNQIKSEINSETTLISLIHLNNETGSIFDFTKLETKNIYIHTDAVQSFGKIKIDVNEFEIHALSASAHKINGPKGIGIAYVKSGTPLESFILGGGQERNRRAGTENVAGIVGFAEAVRIAKVKMNNNFEKVSELKNYFIEQLKLNFADKILINSFENFSPYILSITFNPEYYKNDSESILMFLDITGIAASSGSACTSGTLKPSHVILERGKTIEYAKGTLRFSFTVENNEAEVDFTISILKKIAAKNQK, from the coding sequence ATGCATGTATATTTTGATAACGCTGCTACAACAAAACTACATCCAAAAGTTTTGGAGAAGATGCTTCCGTATTTAACAGAAAATTATGGAAATGCATCCGCAATTCATTCATTTGGGAGAAAAGCCAGAGTTGCGATTGAAGAATCCCGAGAAGTAATTGCAAATTTTATTAATGCAGACCCAAGTGAAATTTATTTTACAAGCGGCGGAACCGAAGCAAATAATTTTATAATTAATGGAATTGCTAAAACTGAATTTCTGGAAAGTGGAAGAAATAAAATAATTACTTCAAAAGGTGAACATCATTCTATTTTAAATACTTTTAAAAAATTAGGGAAGGAAAATTATAATCCAACTTTTATAAATATTGATGAAAAATTTCTCCCAAATTTAAATCAAATAAAAAGTGAAATTAATTCTGAAACTACATTGATTTCTTTAATTCATCTTAATAATGAAACCGGAAGTATTTTTGATTTTACAAAATTGGAAACGAAAAATATTTATATCCACACTGATGCAGTTCAAAGTTTTGGGAAAATAAAAATTGATGTAAATGAATTTGAGATTCATGCACTTTCGGCTTCCGCACATAAAATAAATGGACCAAAAGGAATAGGAATTGCTTATGTAAAAAGTGGAACGCCTTTAGAATCATTTATTCTTGGCGGCGGACAAGAAAGAAACAGAAGAGCCGGGACAGAAAATGTTGCGGGAATTGTTGGTTTTGCAGAAGCTGTAAGAATTGCAAAAGTAAAAATGAATAATAATTTTGAAAAAGTGAGTGAATTAAAAAATTATTTTATTGAACAACTAAAATTAAATTTTGCAGATAAAATTTTAATAAACAGTTTTGAGAATTTCTCACCTTATATTTTGAGTATAACTTTCAATCCGGAATATTATAAAAATGATTCAGAATCAATTTTAATGTTTTTAGATATTACTGGAATTGCCGCATCATCCGGTTCAGCTTGCACTTCGGGAACTTTAAAACCTTCTCATGTAATTTTAGAAAGAGGGAAAACTATTGAATATGCAAAAGGAACTTTGAGATTTTCGTTTACTGTAGAAAATAATGAAGCAGAAGTTGATTTTACAATTTCGATTTTAAAGAAAATTGCCGCGAAAAATCAGAAATAA
- a CDS encoding biotin--[acetyl-CoA-carboxylase] ligase has protein sequence MFNIEEFDLKLETSFIGRNFIYVEEVNSTNEYLNTESENLENGTVLLSEFQIDGKGRLNRKWFSTKSQNLTFSILLNKKLDKVNLNHINLAASLAVANSIENLFQLKTELKWPNDILVKNKKLSGILLESTYNGAKLEKLIIGIGINVNQTKFEGEYKIKPTSLKFEVKKEISRERLLSEILNNFEMNLIELKTNSKRILNEWRDKCRMIGEHITIDSNNQILHGIFYDIDANGFMILKIGDKLEKITSGDISVK, from the coding sequence ATGTTTAACATTGAAGAGTTTGATTTAAAATTAGAAACAAGTTTTATAGGAAGAAATTTTATTTATGTTGAAGAAGTTAATTCAACAAATGAATATTTGAACACGGAAAGTGAAAATTTAGAAAATGGAACTGTACTTTTAAGTGAATTTCAGATTGATGGAAAAGGGCGGCTTAACAGAAAATGGTTTAGCACAAAAAGTCAAAATCTTACATTTTCAATTTTGCTTAATAAAAAATTAGATAAAGTTAACCTCAATCACATAAATTTGGCGGCGTCTTTAGCTGTTGCAAATTCAATTGAAAATCTTTTTCAGTTGAAAACTGAATTGAAATGGCCGAATGATATTTTAGTAAAAAATAAAAAGTTAAGTGGAATTTTACTTGAATCAACTTACAATGGTGCAAAACTTGAAAAATTAATTATTGGAATTGGAATAAATGTAAACCAAACAAAGTTTGAAGGCGAGTACAAAATCAAACCAACTTCATTAAAATTTGAAGTAAAAAAAGAAATTTCTCGCGAACGTTTATTAAGCGAAATCCTAAATAATTTTGAAATGAATTTGATTGAACTAAAAACTAACTCAAAAAGAATTTTAAATGAGTGGCGCGATAAATGCAGAATGATCGGCGAACATATTACAATCGATTCAAATAATCAAATTTTACACGGGATTTTTTATGATATAGATGCAAACGGTTTTATGATTTTGAAAATTGGTGATAAATTAGAAAAAATAACAAGCGGAGATATTTCAGTAAAATAA
- a CDS encoding Hsp20/alpha crystallin family protein, producing the protein MTLLRFEPMRDFDHLANRFQRFFDEFPGFTEIEKDNFSPRIDISENEKNIIVDAEIPGVKKENLKITLQDNILTIEGEKKKVSEEKEKNYYREERSYGKFKRSFTLPVEVDSNNVEAKFDNGMLAIKLNKLEPKVAKERIIELN; encoded by the coding sequence ATGACACTTTTAAGATTTGAACCAATGAGAGATTTTGATCATTTAGCAAACCGTTTTCAAAGATTCTTTGATGAATTTCCGGGTTTTACAGAAATTGAAAAAGATAATTTTTCACCGAGAATAGATATTTCTGAAAATGAAAAAAACATAATTGTCGATGCTGAAATTCCGGGTGTTAAAAAAGAAAATTTAAAAATCACATTGCAAGATAACATTTTAACAATTGAAGGTGAAAAGAAAAAAGTTTCCGAAGAAAAAGAAAAAAATTATTACCGTGAAGAAAGATCTTACGGGAAATTTAAAAGAAGTTTCACATTGCCGGTAGAAGTTGATTCAAATAATGTTGAAGCAAAATTTGATAACGGAATGCTTGCAATCAAATTGAATAAACTTGAACCGAAAGTTGCAAAAGAAAGAATTATTGAGCTAAACTAA
- the dnaK gene encoding molecular chaperone DnaK: MGKIIGIDLGTTNSCVAVMEGNDPVVIPNAEGGRTTPSVIGFTKSGERLVGQPAKRQAVTNPTNTVFSVKRFMGRRFDEVGTEIREVPYKVVSGDNGSARIKIDDRVYSPPEISAMVLQKMKKTAEDYLGQEVTEAVITVPAYFNDAQRQATKDAGEIAGLLVRRIINEPTAAALAYGLDKKNKEQLVAVYDLGGGTFDVSILQLGDGVFEVKSTNGDTHLGGDDFDQRVIDFLANEFQKQEGIDLRKDAMALQRLKEGAEKAKIELSSTTQSDVNLPFITATQDGPKHLNITISRSKFEQLIDDLIERSAGPCEQAIKDAGVSASQIDEVILVGGSTRVPKVQDLVKKIFGKEPHKGVNPDEVVAVGAAIQGGVLAGDVKDVLLLDVTPLSLGIETLGGVMTKLIESNTTIPTKKSEVFSTAADNQPSVEIHILQGERSMASDNRTLGRFHLEGLPPAPRGIPQIEVTFDIDANGIMHVSAKDKATSKEQSIRITSSSGLNKDEIDKMKNQAKEHAAEDKKKKESVDIKNSADNLVFQTKKQIEELKDKLPADTKSKLEAEIANVEEAIKTNNTDTIKAATDKLSKVWSDAAQNLYQQPGAQDQPGQGFDPNAQQSQPKSEAPKDESKNVEDASYEVVDDDK; encoded by the coding sequence ATGGGTAAAATTATAGGAATTGATTTAGGAACTACAAACTCATGCGTAGCTGTGATGGAAGGTAACGATCCGGTTGTTATACCCAATGCAGAAGGCGGAAGAACCACACCATCTGTAATTGGTTTTACAAAAAGTGGTGAAAGATTAGTTGGGCAGCCGGCAAAACGACAAGCTGTAACTAATCCGACAAATACAGTTTTTTCCGTGAAAAGATTTATGGGAAGAAGATTTGATGAAGTTGGAACTGAAATTAGAGAAGTGCCATATAAAGTTGTGTCCGGAGATAACGGATCTGCAAGAATTAAAATTGATGACAGAGTTTATTCTCCGCCGGAAATTAGTGCAATGGTTTTGCAGAAAATGAAAAAAACTGCCGAAGATTATTTAGGTCAGGAAGTAACCGAAGCCGTAATTACTGTTCCGGCTTATTTTAATGATGCACAAAGACAAGCAACAAAAGATGCCGGTGAAATTGCCGGATTATTGGTGAGAAGAATTATTAACGAACCGACAGCCGCAGCTTTGGCTTACGGTTTAGATAAAAAAAACAAAGAACAATTAGTTGCTGTTTATGATTTAGGCGGCGGAACTTTTGATGTTTCTATCCTACAATTAGGCGATGGAGTTTTTGAGGTAAAATCTACTAACGGTGATACACATTTAGGCGGTGATGATTTTGATCAAAGAGTAATTGATTTTCTTGCAAATGAATTTCAAAAACAAGAAGGTATTGATTTACGAAAAGATGCAATGGCTTTGCAGAGATTAAAAGAAGGCGCAGAAAAAGCTAAAATTGAATTATCATCAACAACACAATCTGATGTAAATTTACCTTTTATTACTGCTACTCAAGATGGTCCAAAACATTTGAACATAACAATTTCCCGTTCAAAATTTGAGCAATTAATTGATGATTTAATTGAAAGATCAGCCGGACCTTGTGAGCAAGCAATTAAAGATGCCGGAGTTTCCGCTTCACAAATTGATGAAGTAATTTTAGTCGGCGGTTCAACAAGAGTTCCGAAAGTTCAAGATTTAGTTAAGAAAATTTTTGGAAAAGAACCTCACAAAGGTGTAAATCCGGATGAAGTTGTTGCAGTTGGCGCCGCAATTCAAGGCGGAGTTTTAGCCGGTGATGTGAAAGATGTATTGTTGTTAGATGTAACTCCACTTTCACTTGGAATAGAAACTTTGGGCGGAGTAATGACAAAATTAATTGAATCAAATACAACAATTCCGACAAAGAAAAGCGAAGTATTTTCAACCGCCGCTGATAATCAACCGAGTGTAGAAATTCATATTCTGCAAGGCGAAAGATCAATGGCTTCGGATAACAGAACTTTAGGAAGATTTCATTTAGAAGGACTTCCGCCGGCACCAAGAGGAATTCCACAAATTGAAGTTACATTCGATATCGATGCAAACGGAATTATGCATGTTTCGGCAAAAGATAAAGCTACTTCAAAAGAGCAAAGTATTAGAATTACATCTTCGAGTGGATTGAACAAAGATGAAATTGATAAAATGAAAAATCAAGCTAAAGAACATGCCGCTGAAGATAAAAAGAAAAAAGAAAGTGTTGATATAAAAAACAGTGCGGATAATTTAGTTTTTCAGACAAAGAAACAAATTGAAGAACTCAAAGATAAATTGCCGGCTGATACAAAATCAAAATTGGAAGCTGAAATTGCAAATGTAGAAGAAGCAATTAAAACAAACAATACTGATACAATCAAAGCTGCGACTGATAAATTAAGTAAAGTTTGGAGTGATGCGGCACAAAATTTATATCAGCAACCGGGTGCTCAAGATCAACCTGGACAAGGTTTTGATCCAAATGCACAGCAATCTCAACCAAAATCGGAAGCACCAAAAGATGAGAGTAAAAATGTAGAAGATGCTTCTTATGAAGTTGTTGATGACGACAAATAG
- a CDS encoding Hsp20/alpha crystallin family protein, translated as MEDTKVLTQVDETKSWEEALETESWVAPLIDIYETNDDYFIVANMPGVNKEDVKIKVEDGDLVIMGRTNFSDVLNKKYLLKEIDPSNYYRKFKLSDSVNEEKIVASIDNGRLTINLPKVERVKPRTIEIK; from the coding sequence ATGGAAGATACAAAAGTATTAACGCAAGTTGATGAAACAAAAAGTTGGGAGGAAGCTCTCGAAACTGAATCTTGGGTTGCACCACTTATAGATATTTACGAAACAAATGATGATTATTTCATCGTTGCAAATATGCCGGGCGTTAACAAAGAAGATGTTAAAATAAAAGTTGAAGACGGCGATTTGGTAATTATGGGAAGAACTAATTTCTCAGATGTTTTGAATAAAAAATATTTGCTAAAGGAAATTGATCCAAGTAATTATTACAGAAAATTCAAACTATCCGATAGTGTAAATGAAGAAAAAATTGTTGCTTCTATTGATAACGGAAGGTTAACAATTAATCTTCCAAAAGTAGAAAGAGTTAAACCTCGCACAATAGAAATTAAGTAA
- the def gene encoding peptide deformylase has translation MIVYPITQYGDKILRKVVKPVKAIDDDIIRIVKKMFETMRNAYGVGLAANQVGLDKQIFVVDISTVEDCESIKPVAMINPQIILQSDEKIILEEGCLSLPSLRADVERAKDIKIKYLSTNEEEVEIDAGDFFARVILHEYDHLIGKMIPDRISESERKKHLKLLKKIHNREVDCDYPVTELEI, from the coding sequence ATGATTGTTTATCCAATTACACAATACGGCGATAAGATATTAAGAAAAGTAGTTAAACCGGTTAAAGCAATTGATGATGACATAATTAGAATTGTAAAGAAAATGTTTGAAACAATGCGAAACGCTTATGGAGTTGGATTAGCTGCAAATCAAGTTGGATTAGATAAACAAATATTTGTTGTTGATATTTCAACAGTTGAAGATTGCGAAAGTATAAAACCCGTTGCAATGATAAATCCACAAATAATTTTACAATCCGATGAAAAAATAATTTTGGAAGAAGGATGTTTAAGTTTGCCAAGTCTTAGAGCAGACGTTGAAAGAGCAAAAGATATTAAAATAAAATATTTATCCACAAATGAAGAAGAAGTTGAAATTGATGCCGGTGATTTTTTTGCAAGAGTTATTCTACATGAATACGATCATCTGATTGGGAAAATGATTCCGGATAGAATTAGCGAAAGTGAAAGAAAAAAGCATTTAAAATTGTTGAAAAAGATTCATAATAGAGAAGTAGATTGTGATTACCCAGTAACCGAATTAGAAATTTAA
- a CDS encoding methionyl-tRNA formyltransferase codes for MKIIFFATPDFAIPSLKILHENYHEILAVVTAQDKPRGRGQNLSPTPIKQFAVDNNIKVFTPENLKDENLVKDLKELNPDLFVVVAFRILPRNIFTIPKFGSFNLHGSLLPKYRGAAPIQWALINGDIETGLTTFFLEDKVDTGNIILSENVKIEESDNFETLHDKMSLVGAELVLKTVHLIEQNKFELQKQNDKIATPAPKITKEICEIDWNKSAYQIHNLVRGLSPFPGTFFYHNEKLYKVYSTKVLQNSNLKIGEISQTKNEIFIGSSENAIQILEIQTEGRKRMKTEEFLRGYSII; via the coding sequence ATGAAAATTATTTTTTTTGCAACTCCAGATTTTGCAATTCCTTCTCTTAAAATTCTTCACGAAAATTATCATGAAATTCTAGCTGTTGTAACTGCACAGGATAAACCTCGCGGTCGTGGGCAGAATTTATCACCAACTCCAATTAAGCAATTTGCTGTTGATAATAACATCAAAGTTTTCACTCCGGAAAATTTAAAAGATGAAAATCTTGTAAAAGATTTAAAAGAATTAAATCCAGATTTATTTGTTGTTGTTGCATTTAGAATATTGCCAAGAAATATTTTCACAATTCCAAAATTTGGATCTTTCAATTTGCACGGATCTTTGCTTCCAAAATATAGAGGAGCTGCACCGATCCAATGGGCATTGATAAATGGTGATATAGAAACTGGATTAACAACATTTTTTTTGGAAGATAAAGTCGATACCGGAAATATTATTTTATCTGAAAATGTTAAAATTGAGGAATCAGATAATTTTGAAACTTTACATGATAAAATGAGTTTGGTGGGCGCAGAATTAGTTTTAAAAACAGTTCATTTAATTGAGCAAAACAAATTTGAACTGCAAAAACAAAATGATAAAATTGCAACACCGGCCCCAAAAATTACAAAAGAAATTTGTGAAATTGATTGGAACAAGTCCGCTTATCAAATACATAATCTAGTAAGAGGATTATCTCCATTTCCCGGAACTTTTTTTTATCATAATGAAAAATTGTATAAGGTTTACTCAACTAAAGTTTTACAAAATTCAAATTTGAAAATTGGAGAAATATCCCAAACCAAAAACGAAATATTTATTGGCTCTTCAGAAAATGCAATTCAAATTTTAGAAATTCAAACGGAAGGAAGAAAGAGAATGAAAACCGAAGAATTTCTCCGTGGGTATTCAATAATTTAA
- a CDS encoding TonB-dependent receptor — protein MNIILKNFNFILFVSILLISNSIYSQSGSIKGTITDEQTSEPLPFSNVFLVSTGFGGSAKVDGSYSINNIPTGKYIIRVTYVGYKKIEQEIDISSNRVVEINFKLFPESLQGEEVVVTSQAIGQQHAINEQLNSISVKNVVSSARIQELPDANAAESVSRLPGISLIRTGGEGSQVVVRGLSPQYNRITIDGVELPGNIGSGSSDRATDLSMISSNMLGSIEVVKAITPDMDASVIGGTVNFGMRKAEKKATDPVYELVTQGTYNGLRESYNDYKLVGSVEQRFFDEKFGVLIQVNVEDKNLGANELDVNYILEDKSKGDEGLPLLNSMTLADVVRTRQRYGGDITLDYEHSSGEIGLMNFLSINDTKSSSRSESFPSDNGYITYNINNAPYKLTTFSNLLSAKQKVAMFDAEIKLSHSYSERDAPGSLNFSFLQPGGVNPSDVPNLRKLTPKELSSYVKHDATDGYLQSITYSNSITEDRTFSGGLDLKTDIAFSNYITGTLKFGGSYQYRKRSYNYEYWFGSMFDDGQTVVLAMADELNIKTVPLGTGGPLLTLAYDDFVDLDYEYGSFLDGDYELGSPANIDLVLEAGDIAIANAGTNPAQVGFKYQVASSKSSDYSGTEIKDAAYTMFILNIGSDITLIPGFRYQNLTTDYNGIRGLALIAGQLQYTKSSEKISHGYFLPMLNLKYRPLTWLQFHFAYTNTLNYPAYSIITPKYLIGESSISYNNYRLKPAQSENLDLALSIYNNEIGLFTVSGFNKNIKDLIFNTGARFPTSEKISEEFPEFPTEFLAGREFYTYINNTNMINVYGIEIDWQTHFWYLPQPFSGIVLNVNYTHIFSDAKYPRTERISLGYDPYTGTEKYEFIDTFYTARLLNQPNDIFNISAGYDYEGFSSRFSVSYKDNVFKEAAFWLQERVHSDKYLRFDLSLKQKLPWYGIQLFFNLNNITSEDDVDLNQKTAFPASRQRYGMTGDFGIRIKM, from the coding sequence GTGAATATTATTTTAAAGAATTTCAATTTTATTTTATTTGTTTCCATCTTATTAATTTCAAATTCAATTTACTCTCAATCCGGAAGTATAAAAGGCACAATAACAGATGAGCAGACTAGTGAACCACTTCCGTTCTCAAATGTATTTCTTGTTTCAACCGGCTTTGGCGGATCAGCTAAGGTAGATGGAAGTTATAGCATAAATAATATTCCCACCGGAAAATATATCATCCGAGTTACATATGTTGGATACAAGAAAATTGAACAAGAAATTGACATATCCAGCAATAGAGTTGTTGAGATAAATTTTAAATTGTTTCCGGAAAGTTTACAAGGTGAAGAAGTTGTTGTAACATCTCAGGCTATAGGTCAGCAGCATGCAATAAATGAACAGTTAAATTCCATTTCTGTAAAAAATGTTGTTTCTTCTGCAAGAATTCAAGAATTGCCGGATGCCAATGCCGCTGAATCGGTTAGCAGACTCCCGGGAATTTCTTTAATTAGAACTGGAGGTGAAGGTTCTCAAGTTGTTGTAAGAGGATTATCTCCGCAATATAACCGAATTACAATTGATGGAGTTGAATTGCCCGGTAATATTGGCTCCGGCTCAAGTGATAGAGCTACCGATTTGAGTATGATCTCTTCAAATATGCTTGGCAGTATTGAAGTAGTTAAAGCCATCACTCCGGATATGGATGCTTCGGTAATTGGTGGAACTGTGAATTTTGGAATGCGCAAAGCTGAAAAAAAAGCTACGGATCCGGTATATGAATTAGTTACACAAGGAACTTATAACGGATTAAGAGAATCGTATAATGATTATAAATTAGTTGGTTCGGTTGAACAGCGTTTTTTTGATGAAAAATTTGGTGTATTAATTCAAGTAAATGTTGAAGATAAAAATTTAGGCGCAAATGAACTTGATGTAAATTATATATTGGAAGATAAATCAAAAGGTGATGAAGGTTTACCGCTTCTTAATTCTATGACTTTAGCGGATGTTGTTAGAACCCGCCAAAGATATGGCGGAGATATAACGTTAGATTATGAACACAGCTCCGGTGAAATTGGTTTAATGAATTTTTTGAGTATTAATGATACCAAATCATCAAGCCGATCTGAATCTTTCCCTTCAGATAATGGATACATAACATATAACATAAATAATGCACCGTATAAATTAACTACCTTTAGCAACTTGTTAAGTGCAAAACAAAAAGTTGCTATGTTTGATGCAGAAATTAAATTATCGCATTCATATTCAGAAAGAGATGCGCCAGGTTCACTAAACTTTTCTTTCTTACAACCCGGCGGCGTTAATCCGAGCGATGTTCCGAATTTAAGAAAATTAACTCCAAAAGAATTATCATCTTATGTAAAACATGATGCGACAGATGGTTATTTACAAAGTATAACTTATTCAAACAGCATTACGGAAGACCGAACTTTTTCCGGCGGGCTTGATCTTAAAACAGATATTGCATTTTCAAATTATATAACAGGAACTTTAAAATTTGGCGGTTCTTATCAATATAGAAAACGTTCTTATAATTATGAATATTGGTTCGGAAGTATGTTTGATGATGGCCAAACAGTAGTTTTAGCAATGGCAGATGAATTAAATATAAAAACAGTTCCGCTTGGTACTGGCGGTCCGTTACTTACTTTAGCTTATGATGATTTTGTTGATCTCGATTATGAATATGGCAGTTTTTTAGATGGAGATTATGAATTAGGTAGTCCGGCTAATATTGATTTGGTTTTGGAAGCAGGAGATATTGCAATTGCAAATGCCGGAACTAATCCCGCACAAGTTGGATTTAAGTATCAAGTTGCATCATCAAAATCTTCTGATTACTCCGGAACTGAAATTAAAGATGCCGCTTATACAATGTTTATTTTAAACATCGGTTCTGATATAACATTAATTCCCGGATTTAGATATCAAAATTTAACAACAGATTATAATGGCATAAGAGGTTTAGCTTTAATTGCGGGTCAATTACAATATACCAAATCATCAGAAAAAATTTCTCACGGTTATTTTTTACCTATGTTAAATTTAAAATATCGACCTCTAACTTGGTTACAGTTTCATTTTGCTTATACAAATACTTTAAATTATCCAGCTTACAGCATTATAACACCAAAATATTTAATTGGCGAATCATCTATATCGTATAATAATTATAGACTAAAACCGGCACAATCTGAAAATTTAGATTTAGCATTATCAATATATAATAATGAAATTGGATTATTTACAGTAAGTGGATTTAATAAAAATATTAAGGATTTGATTTTCAATACAGGAGCAAGATTTCCGACTTCAGAAAAAATTAGTGAAGAATTTCCCGAATTCCCAACAGAGTTTTTAGCCGGCAGAGAATTTTATACTTACATAAATAATACTAACATGATAAATGTTTATGGTATAGAAATAGACTGGCAAACACACTTTTGGTATTTACCACAGCCGTTTTCCGGAATTGTTCTTAACGTAAATTATACTCATATTTTTTCGGATGCAAAATATCCAAGAACAGAAAGAATTTCTTTGGGTTATGATCCATATACTGGAACTGAAAAATATGAATTCATAGATACCTTTTACACAGCGCGATTGTTAAATCAGCCAAATGATATTTTTAATATTTCGGCAGGTTATGATTACGAAGGATTTTCAAGCAGATTTTCAGTTTCATATAAAGATAATGTTTTTAAAGAAGCTGCATTTTGGCTTCAAGAGAGAGTACATTCCGATAAATATTTAAGATTTGATTTGTCGCTTAAGCAAAAACTTCCATGGTATGGAATTCAGCTATTTTTTAACTTGAATAATATTACCTCTGAAGATGATGTTGACTTAAATCAAAAGACAGCATTCCCAGCTTCACGACAGAGGTATGGTATGACCGGAGATTTTGGAATAAGAATTAAAATGTAA